A window of the Streptomyces sp. NBC_01351 genome harbors these coding sequences:
- a CDS encoding ABC transporter permease, with translation MTTTTTTIADGLGRGGRVRPLAAVRQTATMAWRSLVSVKHNPLELVDYSITPIMFVFLFTYVFGGQMAGSPQDYLQYALAGIIVQNTLFMSMYTAMSLNSDLTKGVFDRLRSLPIARSAPLFGRITADLAKQLWAMVLMIALGMVLGFQVSGGFAGFLGGAVLLLIFAAAVSWTAVLIGMVAGDPEKVQVYAFTVIFPITFTSSAFAEVSTMPGWLQAWVEVNPVTHLSDAFRGLLLGTPAGGPIMWSLVWAAGIAAVFMPLAMRAYRSQDR, from the coding sequence ATGACGACCACGACCACGACGATCGCCGACGGCCTCGGGCGCGGCGGCCGGGTGCGGCCCCTCGCGGCCGTGCGGCAGACGGCGACCATGGCCTGGCGCAGCCTGGTCTCGGTGAAGCACAACCCCCTGGAACTCGTCGACTACAGCATCACGCCGATCATGTTCGTGTTCCTGTTCACCTACGTCTTCGGCGGACAGATGGCGGGCTCCCCCCAGGACTACCTCCAGTACGCCCTCGCGGGGATCATCGTCCAGAACACCCTCTTCATGAGCATGTACACCGCCATGTCGTTGAACTCCGACCTCACGAAGGGGGTCTTCGACCGGCTGCGGAGCCTGCCCATCGCCCGTTCGGCACCGCTCTTCGGACGCATCACGGCCGACCTGGCCAAACAGCTCTGGGCCATGGTCCTGATGATCGCGCTGGGCATGGTGCTGGGCTTCCAGGTCAGCGGGGGCTTCGCGGGCTTCCTCGGTGGGGCGGTGCTGCTGCTGATATTCGCCGCCGCCGTCTCGTGGACGGCGGTGCTCATCGGGATGGTGGCCGGGGACCCGGAGAAGGTGCAGGTCTACGCCTTCACGGTGATCTTTCCGATCACGTTCACCAGCAGTGCCTTCGCCGAGGTCTCCACCATGCCCGGCTGGCTCCAGGCCTGGGTGGAGGTCAATCCCGTCACGCACCTGTCGGACGCCTTCCGCGGACTCCTGCTGGGCACCCCGGCGGGCGGGCCGATCATGTGGTCCCTGGTCTGGGCGGCGGGGATCGCCGCGGTCTTCATGCCGCTGGCGATGCGGGCGTACCGTTCGCAGGACCGCTGA
- a CDS encoding enoyl-CoA hydratase-related protein: MHVLLVASAFNSLTQRVHAELRDHGHSVAVELALPSADLADAVRRHRPDLVVAPMLTSAVPEEVWSAHTCLIVHPGPLGDRGPSSLDRAVHEGAPRWGVTVLQANAEMDAGDVWATVACPVPSPPVSKSTWYRGEVADAALEAVLLAVERFASGTYAPEPQGEGRVLPLLRQEERRIDWLRDDTERVLRLLRAADSRPGVRDELLGGVWFLHGGHPEDRLRGRPGELLATRAGAICRATVDGAVWIPELRARRAPGQPARPKLPATLALGDLLPALPELPAAAGPRTWSDIDYREEGGAGFLSFSFPGGAMGTDHCRRLLDAYRAACTRPTSVLVLGGGRDFFSNGIHLGVIEAAADPAEESWANINAMDDLVEAVLTTTDRLVVSALGGNAAAGGAMLALAADEVWCRSGVVLNPHYRLMGLYGSEFWTYTLPRRVGAAVSERLITEALPLSAEAARRLGLVDRTIGCPPAEFADRAASLAAQLAGHPATATRITGKKARRELDEAELPLAAYRAAELDRMRRTFFTRTAPYHGLRRSFVRKERPDATPPHLARPVPGRHGSPPPARTARVTGPGVHDGARDPAGC; encoded by the coding sequence GTGCACGTCCTGCTCGTCGCGAGTGCTTTCAACAGCCTCACCCAGCGGGTCCACGCCGAGCTGCGCGATCACGGCCACAGTGTCGCGGTGGAGCTGGCGCTCCCGTCCGCCGATCTCGCCGACGCGGTCCGCAGGCACCGGCCGGACCTGGTGGTCGCGCCGATGCTGACCTCGGCCGTGCCCGAGGAGGTCTGGTCCGCCCACACCTGTCTGATCGTCCACCCCGGTCCGCTCGGGGACCGGGGCCCCTCCTCCCTGGACCGGGCCGTCCACGAGGGTGCCCCGCGGTGGGGTGTCACGGTGCTGCAGGCCAATGCGGAGATGGACGCCGGCGATGTGTGGGCCACGGTCGCATGCCCGGTGCCGAGCCCTCCGGTGTCCAAGAGCACCTGGTACCGGGGCGAGGTCGCCGACGCGGCCCTGGAAGCCGTCCTGCTCGCCGTGGAGCGCTTCGCCTCCGGCACGTACGCCCCCGAGCCGCAGGGCGAGGGCCGCGTCCTGCCGCTGTTGCGCCAGGAGGAGCGCCGGATCGACTGGCTGCGGGACGACACCGAGCGGGTACTGCGCCTGCTGCGGGCCGCCGACTCCCGGCCCGGCGTACGGGACGAGCTGCTGGGCGGCGTGTGGTTCCTGCACGGCGGCCACCCCGAAGATCGGCTGCGCGGCCGGCCGGGAGAACTGCTCGCCACCAGGGCGGGGGCGATCTGCCGGGCCACCGTCGACGGGGCCGTCTGGATCCCGGAGCTACGGGCCCGGCGCGCGCCGGGGCAACCGGCCCGTCCCAAGCTTCCCGCCACGCTCGCGCTCGGCGACCTGCTGCCCGCGCTGCCGGAGCTCCCCGCCGCTGCGGGCCCGCGGACCTGGTCCGACATCGACTACCGCGAGGAGGGCGGGGCCGGGTTCCTGTCGTTCTCCTTCCCCGGCGGCGCGATGGGCACCGACCACTGCCGGCGCCTGCTGGACGCCTACCGCGCCGCCTGCACCCGCCCCACCTCGGTGCTCGTCCTCGGCGGCGGCCGGGACTTCTTCTCGAACGGCATCCACCTCGGCGTCATCGAGGCCGCGGCCGACCCGGCCGAGGAGTCCTGGGCCAACATCAACGCCATGGACGACCTGGTGGAGGCCGTCCTCACCACCACCGACCGGCTCGTGGTCTCCGCGCTGGGCGGCAACGCGGCCGCCGGTGGGGCGATGCTGGCCCTCGCCGCCGACGAGGTGTGGTGCCGCTCGGGCGTGGTCCTCAATCCGCACTACCGGCTCATGGGCCTGTACGGCTCGGAGTTCTGGACGTACACGCTGCCGCGCCGGGTCGGCGCGGCCGTATCGGAGCGCCTCATCACCGAGGCCCTGCCGCTGAGCGCAGAGGCCGCCCGGAGGCTCGGCCTGGTCGACCGGACGATCGGCTGCCCGCCCGCGGAGTTCGCCGACCGGGCCGCGTCGCTCGCGGCGCAGCTCGCCGGCCACCCGGCCACCGCCACGCGGATCACCGGGAAGAAGGCGCGCCGGGAGCTCGACGAGGCGGAGCTCCCGCTGGCGGCCTACCGCGCGGCCGAGCTGGACCGGATGCGGCGGACCTTCTTCACCCGAACGGCCCCGTACCACGGGCTGCGGCGGTCCTTCGTACGCAAGGAGCGCCCCGACGCCACCCCGCCCCATCTGGCCCGGCCCGTACCGGGTCGGCACGGGTCCCCGCCGCCCGCGAGAACGGCCCGCGTCACCGGACCGGGTGTACATGACGGGGCACGGGACCCCGCCGGCTGCTAG
- a CDS encoding hydrogenase expression protein HypE — MDAATSDPVEDPLIHILWINAGLSCDGDSVSLTAAMQPSIEEIVTGTLPGLPRIAVHWPLIDFECGPVGGADTFIEWFFKGERGEIDPFVLVVEGSIPNEKIKPEGYWCGFGDDPATGQPITTSEWIDRLAPKALAVVAIGTCATYGGIHAMEGNPTGAMGVPDYLGWDWKSHAGIPIVCVPGCPIQPDNFSETLTYLLYQAAGSAPMIPLDDKLRPTWLFGNTVHEGCDRAGYYEQGQFAETYDSPKCLVKIGCWGPVVKCNVPKRGWMNGIGGCPNVGGICIACTMPGFPDKFMPFMDKPPGATVSTNASGAYGAVIRRLRAITLHTVDQEPKWRRSGEKLTTGYRPPW, encoded by the coding sequence ATGGATGCAGCAACGTCGGACCCGGTAGAGGACCCCCTGATCCACATCCTCTGGATCAACGCGGGCTTGAGTTGCGACGGCGACTCCGTGTCCCTGACCGCGGCGATGCAGCCGAGCATCGAGGAGATCGTGACGGGGACGCTGCCCGGGCTCCCCCGGATCGCCGTGCACTGGCCGCTGATCGACTTCGAGTGCGGCCCGGTCGGCGGCGCGGACACGTTCATCGAGTGGTTCTTCAAGGGCGAGCGGGGCGAGATCGATCCGTTCGTGCTGGTGGTCGAGGGGTCCATCCCCAACGAGAAGATCAAGCCCGAGGGCTACTGGTGCGGCTTCGGCGACGATCCGGCCACCGGCCAGCCCATCACCACGAGCGAGTGGATCGACCGGCTGGCCCCCAAGGCCCTCGCCGTGGTGGCCATCGGCACCTGCGCCACGTACGGCGGCATCCACGCGATGGAGGGCAATCCCACGGGCGCCATGGGCGTGCCCGACTACCTGGGCTGGGACTGGAAGTCCCACGCGGGGATCCCGATCGTGTGCGTGCCGGGCTGTCCGATCCAACCGGACAACTTCTCGGAGACCCTGACGTACCTGCTGTACCAGGCGGCCGGCTCGGCCCCGATGATCCCGCTCGACGACAAGCTGCGGCCCACCTGGCTGTTCGGCAACACGGTCCACGAGGGCTGTGACCGCGCGGGCTACTACGAGCAGGGCCAGTTCGCCGAGACCTACGACTCCCCCAAGTGCCTTGTCAAGATCGGCTGTTGGGGCCCGGTGGTCAAGTGCAATGTGCCCAAGCGCGGCTGGATGAACGGCATCGGCGGCTGCCCGAACGTGGGCGGCATCTGCATCGCCTGCACGATGCCCGGCTTCCCCGACAAGTTCATGCCGTTCATGGACAAGCCGCCGGGCGCCACGGTCTCCACCAACGCCAGCGGCGCGTACGGCGCGGTGATCCGCAGGCTCCGGGCGATCACGCTGCACACCGTGGACCAGGAGCCCAAGTGGCGCCGCTCCGGCGAGAAGCTGACGACGGGCTACCGCCCGCCCTGGTGA
- a CDS encoding ATP-binding cassette domain-containing protein, with protein MTHAIRAEGLAKRFKETQALAGVDLEVPAGTVCGLLGPNGAGKTTAVRIFATLLRPDRGRAEVGGHDVVREAGRVRALIGLTGQYAAVDENLTGTENLLMIGRLLGMARGDARARAAELLDRFHLTDAAGRAAKAYSGGMRRRLDLAASLVGRPQILFLDEPTTGLDPHSRGEVWEMLRELVSEGMTTLLTTQYLDEADRLADNIVVIDKGRVIADGTPDELKSQVGGQVLQLRPAHAADLAAAHALITEAAGPQTKIEGEGIAAPVNDPALMPHVVRRLDQAGIEVGELTLRRSSLDEVFMVLTGHRAEQPGPAAALADLDDQSVNAGSPS; from the coding sequence ATGACGCACGCGATCCGGGCCGAGGGTCTTGCCAAGCGGTTCAAGGAGACCCAGGCGCTGGCCGGGGTGGATCTTGAGGTTCCGGCCGGGACGGTGTGCGGCCTGCTCGGCCCCAACGGAGCCGGGAAGACGACGGCGGTGCGCATCTTCGCCACGCTCCTGCGACCGGACCGGGGACGTGCGGAGGTCGGCGGACACGACGTCGTACGGGAGGCGGGGCGGGTCCGGGCCCTCATCGGGCTGACCGGGCAGTACGCCGCCGTGGACGAGAACCTCACCGGTACGGAGAACCTGCTGATGATCGGCCGGCTGCTCGGGATGGCGCGCGGGGACGCCCGGGCGCGGGCGGCCGAGCTGCTCGACCGTTTCCATCTGACCGACGCGGCGGGACGGGCCGCCAAGGCGTACTCGGGGGGCATGCGGCGACGTCTCGACCTGGCGGCCAGCCTCGTCGGGCGGCCGCAGATCCTCTTCCTCGACGAACCCACCACGGGGCTCGATCCGCACAGCCGAGGCGAAGTCTGGGAGATGCTGCGGGAGCTGGTTTCGGAGGGCATGACCACCCTGCTGACCACCCAGTACCTGGACGAGGCCGACCGCCTCGCCGACAACATCGTGGTGATCGACAAGGGCCGGGTGATCGCCGACGGCACCCCCGACGAGCTGAAGTCGCAGGTCGGCGGCCAAGTACTGCAACTGCGCCCCGCCCACGCGGCCGATCTGGCCGCTGCCCACGCGCTGATCACGGAAGCGGCCGGGCCACAGACCAAGATCGAAGGCGAGGGGATCGCCGCCCCGGTCAACGATCCGGCGCTGATGCCGCACGTCGTGCGCCGACTGGACCAGGCGGGCATCGAGGTCGGCGAACTCACCCTGCGGCGCTCCTCCCTCGACGAGGTGTTCATGGTGCTCACCGGCCACCGTGCGGAGCAGCCCGGGCCCGCGGCCGCCCTCGCGGACCTCGACGACCAGTCCGTGAACGCCGGGAGCCCGTCATGA
- a CDS encoding nucleoside/nucleotide kinase family protein, whose protein sequence is MHTTTEPVTELTTDLVAKAAAMATGGGRRILGIAGPPGAGKSTLAARLADALGPERAVVVPMDGFHLAQAELARLGRADRKGAPDTFDAAGYVSLLRRLRGSDGATVYAPAFDRCLEEPIAGSVPVPPAVPLVITEGNYLLHDAGEWASVRPLLDQAWYLAPDEELRVRRLVDRHVRHGKDPAYARAWVAGSDERNARLIAPGRHRADLVLDGG, encoded by the coding sequence GTGCACACGACGACGGAGCCGGTGACGGAACTGACGACGGACCTGGTGGCGAAGGCCGCCGCGATGGCCACCGGGGGCGGTCGGCGGATCCTCGGCATCGCAGGGCCGCCGGGGGCCGGAAAGTCGACCCTGGCGGCCCGGCTCGCCGACGCGCTGGGGCCCGAGAGGGCCGTGGTGGTCCCGATGGACGGCTTCCACCTCGCCCAGGCCGAACTGGCCCGGCTGGGGCGGGCCGACCGCAAGGGAGCCCCGGACACCTTCGACGCGGCCGGGTACGTCTCGCTACTGCGCCGCCTGCGCGGATCCGACGGGGCCACGGTCTACGCGCCGGCCTTTGACCGTTGCCTGGAGGAGCCGATCGCGGGCAGCGTCCCCGTCCCCCCGGCCGTACCGCTGGTGATCACCGAGGGCAACTACCTGCTGCACGACGCGGGGGAGTGGGCCTCGGTGCGGCCGCTGCTGGACCAGGCCTGGTATCTCGCGCCGGACGAGGAGTTGCGCGTCCGGCGCCTGGTCGACCGGCACGTACGCCACGGCAAGGACCCGGCGTACGCCCGCGCGTGGGTGGCGGGTTCGGACGAGCGGAACGCCCGCCTCATCGCCCCGGGCCGACACCGCGCGGACCTCGTCCTCGACGGAGGGTGA